TCGAGACATAAATGTCTTGAAATCCTCACCATTGATGAAAAAAAAGGACAAATTCCTTAAAAAATGTCCTCAGAAAAAAATAATCTCTCCGAAGAGAGACTTAATCACTCAGACCCCGAAGAACGGGGTTAACGAGTGACTTGTTGTACCAAGGCAATAACATCACTGCGACTGAGTTTTTCCTTACCTAAAGCCATGACTTCTAGGGTTCCATAAGCTAAAGCTAAAGGAATTTTACAGAAATCTAGGGCCGGCCCTGGAGGGAGAGATTGAGTATAAAGATCAGCCAGTTTCAGGTTACGACGAGCATATTGGTGCATATCTTCAACCCGCCATTCCTGGGGGAAGAAACTGACACCCCGTCGCAAATCTTCCCGATAATTACGAACAATATTGATCGTCTGTAAACCGCGACCAAATCCAATGGCATAACTTCGATTGGTTTGAGTACCATCATACCAACCCCACAAATCAGAGAGAAGTAGTCCGACGGCCCCTGCCACACTAAAAGTATACTGATCCAAATTCGCCTCAGTGCGAATCGTCCAGTTATTTTCCGCCCAATAGGCCATCCGATCAGCCATAGCTGCCGTTGCATCCCAAATACGAGGGGCAATGCTATCAGGGGCTAATAAAGCCCATTGTCCCACCCGTAGAGTGACATCAGGTAAGGTATGACTATAAGGTATCAATCCCAAGGCGAAATCTTCCTCCCTACTACGTTCCGTAGCGGCCTGTAGATTCAGACTCATTCGGCGTAAGAGTTTCGCTTTAGTAAAGTTATCTAAGTCAGGATGATCTTCTACTTCATCAATGGCCCGCATACACAGATAGGCAGAAGCAACCGCTTCTAGTAGCCCGTCTGGAAGGCGACTAATGGGAATATAAAAGGTTCGACTGGTTTCTTTGAGAGTCTTTAAGGCATTATTTCGTAAATTCATTCATTTAACTCCTCACGCCAACATATGCAATAGCATACACTTACTTATTTGTGAGATCCCACTAAACGATTGTGAAGTTCCTGACAAAGTAAAAGTTTCGCCTTGATCATGATTAGGTTGAGCAAATTTGAGCATTGGATAAAGATGTTGTCTATTCTATTATGCTTAGCGAAAATTTGCCTTAAGAATATATTTATAGTAACAGGCACGAAAACAAGACAATACTGGGTCGGTTTTGTCTGAAAGCCTTTATATTTGCCGAGTGTGGGGAGTATGGGGAGAATAGACAATAAATCTTTTGTACTTAGGGCAATAACAAAATCTTCTATTTCTCACAAATGATTTAGGACTGCTATATCAAGATTGGGAACAACTTATGATAGGATGTTGAGTGATCAATAATAAATAAAAAAGAGTTGGGAAGGTAGATAGAGATATGGAAGCAGCCTTACTTTTAGCAAAATTACCAGAAGCTTATCAAATTTTTGACCCATTGGTCGATGTTCTGCCAGTTATTCCTCTTTTCTTCTTGGCATTAGCCTTTGTTTGGCAAGCGTCTGTTGGCTTCAAGTAAATTGTTCAATTTGAGTCATCAAGTTTGTAGAGACGTTCCCTGTATCGTCTCTATCGCTTTTTAAGCACTAAGTGGTTAGACCTGTAGGCCGATGCACTGCCTACCCTAGTATTAATACAGTTAAAATGGATGATAGTTACTAGCGATCGCTATATAATCTTCCTTGGCTATGGTTATTATAGGTAAGAAAAAAGTAGGGGTCAACGGCCCTTGACCCCTATAAAAGATTTTGATCTTCTACCTGATAACTGATAACTGGTAACGCCAAATGACTTCGCCTCACCCATTAACCTCCTCACCCCGCCACCTTGTATTAAAATTACTACTAGGGGGAATAATGGGAATAGTATTAAGTAGTTGTCGTCATCCCCTTTTATTAACCCCACAAGTTCTCACAGGAGGGGTCAATAGTCAATTTCCTGACGAATATCCCGCTTATAGTAGTGATGGAAGATATCTCGCTTTTGCTTCTGATAGAGAGGGACGTAGAGACATTTATCTGTATGATTTAGAACAACGGCGTTTAGTTTCCCTTCCTAATCTTAACCGTTGGGATTCGAGTCAGGATCAACCTGCTTTAAATGCAGATGGACGCTATATTGCCTATGTTTCAACTGAACGGGGCAAACCTGATATTATGGTTTACGATCGCGTCAAACAACGCTCAGAATTATTAAGTGCTAATGTTCGGGGTTCCGTGAGACAACCGACTATTACGGGGGACGGAGGAAAAGTGGCTTTTCAAAGCAGTCAACTAGGTCAATGGCATATAGTAGTCATTGAACGAGATACACCAAGAACAAACTAATTGACGCTTTAGCCACTAATTGTTATTCTTGGACAATCTTAACTTTTGACTATATTATTAAATTCATGTAACATATTGCAATACAAAATATATTTTAAGGTTAAGTTAAGGCAACTTAACTGACTTGTCATAAGTCCCTAAAATAATTAGCCCAATTTTCTTGATTTTTGACAACATAAATCATCTTTCTTTGTAGGTTGGGTTGACTCACATCTTGCACCTGATGTTAAAAACCAGATTTTTAGCTAAAAGGCAACGAATTTAAGTTGGTAGACAAAATTAATTATATAAAATTTGTAGGGGCGGGTTTTTTACATCAATCAATGATTCTCACCAAAAAACTAGATAAACCCGCCCTGGTTTTTTTACATCAATCCATGATTCTCACCAAAAAACTAGATAAACCCGCCCTGTTTTTTTTACATCAATCCATGATTCTCACCAAAAAACTAGATAAACCCGCCCTGGTTTTTTACATCAATCAATGACTCTCACCAAAAAACTAGATAAACCCGCCCTGGTTTTTTACATCAATCAATGACTCTCACCAAAAAACTAGATAAACCCGCCCTGGCTAATGATTTAAACCTCTGTGTGAAGGAGCTTGTATGATTAAAGAAAGGACAACAGATTCGGTTAGATTAGAGGAATTAGAGACATTTTTAGAACATCGTTTGCGTCAAATAGAGCTATTTCCTATTACTTTAAAAATTAAGTGTTTTTTGCAAGATAAGTTAAGAATTTTTGTTGAAGGAAATGACATTTATTCCCCTGCTCCTGAAGCGGTTTTTAAAAGTTTAAAAGAGATTTTAGAATCGGAACCTATTGCTCAAGTATATTTAATTGAAATTCATGTATTAATTAAGGGAAAATATCAAAAAAGTCAGGAATCTTTCGGTCAAGATGGTCAAGAAATATCTCAACCTTTACGGTTAAATTATTTATCAGATATGTGGATGACTTTAGAGCATTATATTGTCTTACTTAAAAAACAGTATTTTAAACTTATACAAAAAAATATAATTAACTTGAAAGATAAAAAGCAAGCTAAACTAATCTTAGCAAGTGGACTTACTTCTTTTTTGTTCTTGGGAGGTGTTTATATGATGACTCGTCCCTGTGTTTTTGGAGAATGTGAAATCCTACAAAAAGCTGATAATTTAGCTCAAGAAGCAAGGTTAGTTTTTGCCCCTTCTTTATCCGATGAAAGTTTGGTAAGCGCGCAAGAAAAGTTAGCTAAGTCTCTAAAATTATTACAATCAATTCCTCAATGGTCAAGTTATTATTCAACTGCTTTATATTTACAAAAAGATTATCAAGATAAACTAAATATATTATCATTATTAATAGAAGCTAATGATTTTGAGAAACAAGCTTTATCCTTTTATAATAAGGCTCCAATATCTTTAGAAAAGCTTGAAAAAGTCGAATATTTATGGAAAGAAGCTATTGTTAAATTAGTGTCTATTTCTGCCGACAGTGTGGGATATCATTTAGTTGAATTAACCTTAACTAAATATCGAGATAATCTCAAAAATATTCAAGAAAAAATATTTTTAGAGAAACAAGCTCAAATCATCTTTAAACAAGCAAATGAAGCAGCAAAATTAGCTAAATATCGTGAACAATCTGCTCAAAATTTATCGGATTTACAATTAGTTTATTCCACTTGGGAAACCACCATTAAAAAACTACAAGATATTCCTAAAGCAACTACTTTATTTCATCAAACACAACCTATATTAAAACAGTATTTAGATAAAATCCTGATAACCAGAAAACGTAAACAACAAGAAGAAGTTGCTGTTAAAAGTTATCAGGAAGCCATTAAACAAAAAAAATTAGCTGAACAAGCCCAAAAAAGTCAACAATGGTCACAATCTCTTACTTATTGGCAACAAGGACTTAATTATCTAAAACAAGTACCTAAAAATACTTTTATATTCCGTAAATCTGAACCATTAATAACATCTTATAGTCTGAATGTTAATCAAGTTAAAACTCAATTAAAAAAGGAGGTAGAATTAGAAAGGATTAAAGAAAATTTAGCGCAAATTTGTTTTAAACCTAGTCAAGTATGTCAATATATAATTGGTGAAAAAACAATTAAAGTGACGTTAACATCAAGTTATTTAGCTCAGGTATGGAATACAGCTTTAGAAGCAAAAGTTCAGGGAAATTTACAAATTCAAATCGAACTTTTAAATCATATTTCCAGTTTTGAAGCTCGTTTACAAAAGATTAGTAATCAGACCCAAAAATCAATCGAAGTTTACAATGGAGAGGGAAACTTGATGGCTCTTTATCAAGCAAGATGATGAATGTCGACTCAACGTGTGTAGGGACAATTCATGAATTGTCCCTGCAGACAGTTTCTGTGGGTAAGTCCCGTTTACAATATCCTAAAGTTGCAACTCTGATCACCAATACAGCAAAATGACCAATTAAAAAGTATTGCAGTATACATTGACATCTTTCTCAGAGTATTATAATGTGGAAACTTAGGTTAAGAAACAATAAAATAGTACACTTAGAAAACCATACATGACTACTTCACTGCTTTCTCGTCCGTCTGTGGAACAAGGTTCAAACACTGCTTCTTCTTCCGTTCAAGCAACGCTAGGAACAAATTACCAAACCCAGATGATACAAGTCAAGAAATCTTACCAAGCGGTTCAACAACTCAAATATTTACACTTACAGGCTGAAATTGACGTTTTGTTGCAACAATTACAAACCATTAAGCAGAAAGCTAACAAATCCTGATAACTAGGAGTGGTTTTGTCATGGGTTTAGCATAAAGTTAGGACAAGGTAACAGAACTGTAACAGTTCTTAACGAATAAGAGCTAAAGTGTGAACTCTTTTGAAGATAGGGGAACACCTTCATTGTCTGAGCGACTAAGGTGTATAGGTAGGTTGATTGTCCTTGAGAAAAGGAATCGTTCATCCTTCAACTGTCACTCCTCACTCAGACTGCTCATGTTATCCTCCCCTGTCCTAAAACAAATATGTTTAAACGCTTATTGGCTGGCCAATGGTTTCGCCCGACCGTTTCTTTGGGCTGTTTATTAACTGGATGGTTACTGACAGCAAATGTGGCTGTTCAGGCTCAAACGGATGCAGTGGTTCCGAGT
This genomic window from Aphanothece sacrum FPU1 contains:
- a CDS encoding squalene/phytoene synthase family protein encodes the protein MNLRNNALKTLKETSRTFYIPISRLPDGLLEAVASAYLCMRAIDEVEDHPDLDNFTKAKLLRRMSLNLQAATERSREEDFALGLIPYSHTLPDVTLRVGQWALLAPDSIAPRIWDATAAMADRMAYWAENNWTIRTEANLDQYTFSVAGAVGLLLSDLWGWYDGTQTNRSYAIGFGRGLQTINIVRNYREDLRRGVSFFPQEWRVEDMHQYARRNLKLADLYTQSLPPGPALDFCKIPLALAYGTLEVMALGKEKLSRSDVIALVQQVTR
- a CDS encoding photosystem II reaction center protein K — translated: MEAALLLAKLPEAYQIFDPLVDVLPVIPLFFLALAFVWQASVGFK
- a CDS encoding TolB family protein, which gives rise to MGIVLSSCRHPLLLTPQVLTGGVNSQFPDEYPAYSSDGRYLAFASDREGRRDIYLYDLEQRRLVSLPNLNRWDSSQDQPALNADGRYIAYVSTERGKPDIMVYDRVKQRSELLSANVRGSVRQPTITGDGGKVAFQSSQLGQWHIVVIERDTPRTN
- a CDS encoding aspartate kinase yields the protein MTTSLLSRPSVEQGSNTASSSVQATLGTNYQTQMIQVKKSYQAVQQLKYLHLQAEIDVLLQQLQTIKQKANKS